In one Umezawaea sp. Da 62-37 genomic region, the following are encoded:
- a CDS encoding ribokinase → MSSVLVLGSANADLVVEVARRPAGGETVLGGDTAVMPGGKGANTAVAAARVGGSVDLLGAVGSDQYGALLRDSLTSSGVGTGFVRTSDRPTGIAYITVTPDGENAIVVAPGANGDVAPSDVDAVPAAGFAVLVCSLEVPVPTVEHAVAWAARHGIRPVLNLSPVAELSPGTLALLDPLIVNEHEAAQLAPTFEALLDLGPRSAVVTLGARGAAVVTPDGVVEVPAPAVTPVDTTGAGDAFAGALAARLATGDGLVAAAGYAARVAATSVTSSGAQPSYPLAADVLPSRADR, encoded by the coding sequence ATGAGCTCCGTACTGGTACTCGGGTCGGCCAACGCGGACCTCGTCGTCGAGGTCGCCCGGCGGCCCGCGGGCGGTGAGACCGTGCTCGGCGGCGACACCGCGGTCATGCCCGGCGGCAAGGGCGCGAACACCGCCGTCGCCGCGGCGCGGGTCGGCGGGTCGGTCGACCTGCTCGGCGCCGTCGGCTCCGACCAGTACGGCGCGCTGCTGCGCGACTCGCTCACGTCCTCCGGCGTCGGCACGGGGTTCGTGCGCACGTCCGACCGCCCGACCGGGATCGCCTACATCACGGTCACCCCGGACGGCGAGAACGCGATCGTCGTGGCGCCCGGCGCGAACGGCGACGTGGCGCCGTCCGATGTGGACGCCGTCCCGGCGGCCGGGTTCGCGGTGCTGGTGTGCTCGCTGGAGGTGCCCGTGCCGACCGTCGAGCACGCCGTGGCCTGGGCCGCGCGCCACGGGATCCGCCCGGTGCTCAACCTCTCGCCGGTCGCCGAGCTGTCACCCGGCACCCTGGCGCTGCTGGACCCGCTGATCGTCAACGAGCACGAGGCCGCGCAGCTGGCGCCGACGTTCGAGGCGCTGCTCGACCTCGGTCCGCGTTCCGCCGTCGTCACCCTCGGCGCGCGCGGAGCCGCCGTCGTCACGCCGGACGGCGTGGTCGAGGTGCCCGCGCCCGCGGTGACGCCCGTCGACACCACCGGCGCGGGCGACGCCTTCGCGGGCGCGCTCGCCGCGCGGCTCGCGACGGGCGACGGGCTCGTGGCGGCCGCCGGGTACGCGGCCCGCGTCGCGGCCACCTCCGTCACCAGCTCGGGCGCCCAGCCGTCGTACCCGCTCGCGGCCGACGTGCTGCCGTCGCGGGCGGATCGTTAA